In the Nerophis ophidion isolate RoL-2023_Sa linkage group LG01, RoL_Noph_v1.0, whole genome shotgun sequence genome, one interval contains:
- the LOC133556267 gene encoding uncharacterized protein LOC133556267 yields the protein MGVVPSELDVVIVEDEDVCNHHLDPNNQIEWEPNDDPSLQDDINVLNSNTNTQASTQHHEVLGGATPSGECLDFSEVVGVMQNQPSTADQSISNETQRGDGVNVLRRETFNNIQLSSVLTFPQNNDVTDYATFYRGVLGSLKKLTQMVTKEARPDDIIQLELSGESANQHTSFTFRNDAGAVMNAFQDVLGLLVQSNVEILNDEEIQVMVLVIHNPRGGVRRKIETLLEHEIRRKKARYLYNPLNSNNQLCFAISLASLLHPEFTDNQAVAEAEKIQRKAGLDEQTSVTFSHIREFEKVVRRKIVILYREEGQRPLSRFETDYPKSENPLYLYLSQNHYSGIINIKGFLSKPYVCHYCYQGYNKPDRHKCDGYCLVCTQNGCVKIEGKTVLCRDCNMWCRSPACLLRHRVKHRVMEKLVSNCDRRKKCLKCNLFYDVPVATGIAKHTCPKLKCQICKEELPRSDSETPETRHLCYIQPQPREVNHNDNIIFYDFETFVDDNHTHIPFLVCTKTLQGEEWCAFGLDCVTVFLNHFRKPRYLKSTFIAHNSRGFDGYLILRGMVQLGIAPLIIMQGSKVLCFKDPDFLQKYIDSLSFLTMPLSAMPKALGLGDCWSKGYFPHKFSSEEHLNYVGKYPAISNYGVECMTPVERTKFETWYQNEKSEVFDFQKQAVHYCKNDVNVLREGCIKFRAEFTSETGVDPFSRITIASAYMKVFVTNFLEPRSLAIPSPDNYRGLCKKYSHTSIQWLEWESHRRGIFIQHALNKGEKQMGAYFVDGFAIIGGKPFVWEFQGCFYHGCPTCFEPGAVCPLTNTPFEELHKATEKKMKALKRDHKVNIIVIREHEWNEMKKSNPRVIDFLKTRNYPAPLMPRDALYGGRTSAFCLRHTAGENQRVLYEDVTSLYPYVNSAFPYPLGHPVIIHTDFDDVGNYFGLVRAVVHPPRGLYFPVLPYRTVKGKLVFTLCRPCAENNNQQEPCEHDEEGRALTGVWVTLEFNKALQLGYRDGKITEVWHFEERSETVFTGYVQTFLKGKQEASGYPKEAVDAESREKYIREYRENQGIQLDAEKIEPNPAKRQMSKLCLNSLWGKFAERCNRTQTTLVRKSEVFFDFVFSGKYQVEYFSFLNEQIAMVQWQYSKNSVVLPDNTNNVFVAAFTTAYARLKMYGYLEVLQERVLYTDTDSLIYTVNEGEVSLETGSYLGDLTDELGGDSIHEFVSAGPKSYAYQTLQGKKTVLRAKGITQTRECCERVNFDSVKDLVEGYLEEDKTGAIYTPHHQIVRDKRGFLLNNSSFEKKFRVVYDKRRLFPDGKTLPFGY from the coding sequence atgggtgtagttccatctgaattagatgtagttattgtagaagatgaagacgtttgtaatcatcatttagatccaaacaaccagatagaatgggaaccaaacgatgatccgtctttgcaagatgatattaatgtgttaaattcaaacacaaacacacaagcctctacacagcatcacgaggtgttgggaggggcgacaccctcgggggaatgtttggatttttcggaggtggtgggggtcatgcagaaccaaccgtcaacggctgaccaatcaatttcaaatgagacccagaggggtgatggggtaaatgtcttgaggagggaaacattcaacaatatacaactatccagcgttttaacttttcctcaaaacaacgatgtaacagattacgccacattttaccgcggagtcttggggagccttaaaaagctgacacagatggtaactaaggaagctagacccgacgatatcattcaattggagttatccggtgaaagtgcaaatcaacacacttcatttacatttcgaaaCGATGCCGGGGCTGTGATGAATGCTTTTCAAGACGTGTTAGGTCTGTTGGTACAATCAAACGTTGAAATATTGAACGATGAAGAAATACAGGTGATGGTCCTGGTGATACATAACCCTCGAGGTGGTGTAAGAAGAAAAATCGAAACCCTTTTGGAACATGAAATCCGCAGAAAAAAAGCTCGTTATCTTTACAATCCATTAAACTCGAATAATCAACTATGTTTTGCCATTAGCCTAGCAAGTCTGTTACATCCTGAATTTACAGATAACCAGGCTGTGGCGGaggctgaaaaaatacagagaaaagcgggcttagacgaacagacttccgtcactttcagtcatattcgtgaatttgaaaaagtggtacgtcgtaaaattgtcatactgtacagagaagagggccaacgacccctctcacggttcgagacggattaccccaaatcagaaaatccgttgtatctgtatttatctcagaatcattacagcggtatcattaacattaaaggttttttgtcaaaaccgtacgtttgtcactactgttaccaagggtacaacaaacccgacagacacaaatgcgacggctattgcttggtctgtacacaaaacgggtgtgtaaaaatagaggggaaaactgtgctttgcagggattgcaacatgtggtgtcgttctcctgcatgtctcctcagacacagggtaaaacaccgggttatggaaaaactcgtcagcaactgcgatcggcgaaagaaatgccttaaatgcaacctattttacgatgtacctgtggctacaggtatcgctaaacacacgtgccctaagttaaaatgtcaaatatgtaaagaagagctacctcgcagtgactcagagacacctgaaacacgacatctttgctatatacaaccccaaccacgtgaagtaaaccacaatgataatatcatattctatgattttgagacgtttgtcgatgacaatcacactcacattccctttctagtctgtaccaagacgctgcaaggagaagagtggtgtgcttttggactggattgtgttacagttttcctcaatcatttcaggaaacctcgttatcttaaatctacatttatagcccacaattcgagaggatttgacggttacttgattctgagaggcatggtacagctgggtatagcacccttaattatcatgcaggggagtaaagttctctgttttaaagaccctgatttcttgcaaaaatacattgactcgctttccttccttaccatgccgcttagcgctatgccaaaagcgttaggactcggtgattgctggtccaaggggtattttcctcacaaatttagttcggaggaacatttaaattatgtcggaaaataccccgcaatcagcaattacggtgtagaatgcatgacacctgttgaacgcaccaagtttgagacgtggtatcaaaatgagaaaagcgaggtctttgattttcaaaaacaagcggtacactactgtaaaaacgacgtcaatgttcttcgtgagggttgcatcaaatttagagccgagtttacgagcgagacgggtgttgaccccttctcccgtatcaccatagcctcggcctacatgaaggtgtttgtgactaatttcctcgagccgcgttctctagccataccttccccggataactaccgagggttgtgtaaaaaatactcacacaccagcatccaatggttagaatgggagtcgcatcgtcgtggtattttcattcagcatgctttaaacaaaggcgaaaaacagatgggggcatactttgtggatgggtttgctataatcggtggcaaaccattcgtctgggaatttcaggggtgtttttatcacggatgcccgacgtgtttcgaacccggtgctgtatgccctttgacaaacacaccgttcgaggagttgcacaaggctaccgagaaaaaaatgaaagcgttaaagcgtgatcacaaggtcaacatcatcgtcatcagagagcacgagtggaatgaaatgaaaaaatcaaaccccagggtaatagactttctcaaaacacgcaattaccccgcacctctcatgcctcgagacgctctttatggaggtaggacaagcgccttttgcttgaggcacacggcgggtgagaaccagcgtgtattgtatgaggatgtcacctctctctacccgtacgtcaacagcgcatttccttaccccctgggtcatcctgtcatcatccacacggattttgacgatgttggaaactatttcggtctggtcagagccgttgttcaccctcctcgaggtctctatttccctgtgctaccctacagaacggtcaagggtaaactagtgtttacactttgccgcccatgcgcagaaaacaataaccagcaggaaccctgcgaacatgatgaggaaggaagggcattgacgggagtctgggtcacgctcgaattcaacaaagctttacagttgggatacagagacggtaagattacggaggtgtggcactttgaagaacggagcgaaaccgtttttacgggttatgttcaaactttcctaaagggtaagcaagaagcttcagggtatcccaaagaagccgtcgatgcagaaagcagggaaaagtacattcgtgaatatcgtgaaaatcagggaatacagctggatgctgaaaaaatcgaacccaaccctgccaagagacaaatgtcaaaactctgtttaaacagcctttggggaaagtttgcggagaggtgcaatagaactcagaccaccttggtgagaaaaagtgaagtatttttcgactttgtattttcaggaaaatatcaggttgaatatttttcctttctcaacgagcaaattgctatggtgcaatggcaatacagtaaaaacagcgtggtgcttcccgataacacaaataatgtatttgtcgctgcttttaccaccgcttacgcacgtttgaaaatgtacggttacctagaggtgttgcaagagagagttctttacacagacaccgatagtttaatctacacggtaaacgagggggaagtttctctggagacggggtcctatctaggcgatttgacggatgaattgggaggagacagcattcacgaattcgtctctgccggtccaaagagttatgcctaccaaaccctgcagggtaaaaaaactgtgctgcgtgccaaaggaatcactcaaacccgcgagtgttgtgagagggtcaactttgacagcgttaaagatttggtggagggctatctggaggaagacaaaacaggtgcgatctacacccctcatcaccaaattgttcgtgataaaagggggttccttttaaataactcgtctttcgaaaaaaagtttcgagtggtgtatgacaaaagacgtctctttcccgacgggaaaactttacctttcgggtattag